TTATGAAGTTCTAGCTCTTGCAATTTCGTGTTAACAATCTCATCATCCGTTGCTTCACCTCCATTTTCAACTATTTCTTTCAACGTTTCACAGTCCCTCACAGAAAGCATTACAAGTTGCTCCAGTGCCTTAGCCATTGCCGGTGTTAACAAAATTTCCAAGTTCCCACAGCCCGACACTTCTAGAAAACGAAGCTTTTGAAGATTCTGACCTAAGCCAGGGATTATCTTGTATAGATGTGTAAGCATTGGTAGTTGCTTGATCTCTACTTTTTCCAAGGATGGGAATTTGAAGGTATTACTTGCTGAGGAGAAGCTTTCCAGAACAACTAAATTCCCAAGTTCTAGCTCCTCTAAATTGGTGAAACTAATATCATCTGTTGCTTCACTCACATCAGCTCCTACTATTTCTTTCATCACGGAGCAGTATGTTATATAAAGCACTTTGAGTTGCACTAGTCTTTTAGCCATTGAGGGTGATACTAAATTCATCAAATTTCCACAGAAATCTACTTTTAGAgaatgaagattttgaagaattggctGTAACCCAGATAGATGCATAAGACTAGGTAGTCTGACTAAGCATATTTTAGTTAACCGTGGAATTGTCTCACCCGCAAGTCCTTCCTCTTGGATTACCTCTTCCACTGAATCACAATCTTGCACGTTGAGTTGCTCCAGATTCTGTAATACTGGTAGCTTACTGCAGGGGATTGCAACTGGAATCCCTTCACACATTTTTATCTCCAAAACTCTTAGTTTGCCAAATGAATCCCTTGAAAATTGGCCCCGCCATATCTCCATGGGGCCCGTAAAACTCAACATCAATTCCTCCACATTAGGAAATATGCTCTgccaaatcaaataaaaaacattaatattttattacgCTAAcaaaactttaataaataaataaggtctATATATAAAAAGGCTTCCAGCAAGCTAATTTTATATAATCTGGTTACCAGTATTATTGAACAACCACAAGATGAATATCACAATTTATATAAATACCTTGAATATATAGTTGTAGTATAGCTAAATTAATCAAACATAATGCTTATTACACCTGCAAAATTCTCATGACTTATAATTATTTGTGTCTCTTTCTCCATATTTCTAAGTCCCTTTatctaatttgattaatttaactATAAATGTAGTAACCTAGATGTGCAAAAGGAGTCATACCTTTTCGATCAAGAAAAGTGGTTGTTCATCAAGTTCCCCTTCAAGACATTTTTCTTGAAATAGTAGCTCCACTTTATCACAACGCCCTACATACAATTTTTTCAAGAGTGGACAACTCAAAGTATACTTCTCCCGATAGAACCTTTTGAGCTGGCCTAAGCCGAAAAGCTCGAGAGAGGTTAGACTAGGGAATTCAAACATAGGCACTGCTTCAACTCCATTTTCATTTGCAACAATTTCCTCCACTCCACAAAAGCTTATGCTTAGGTCCTTAAGTTGCTTAAGACCCTTCACAACTGAAGCTGGAAAAAGATATTTCAAGGAAGTCAAACCACTtattctcaatgaatttagattttgaaagcAACCTACAGGATCTTGGCTGTCCCACATTGTTCTGACATTATCCAAACTTAACTTCAAATGTAAGGACTCCAACCTGGGGAGTGCAACCTGTCCAATTTATGACATAGAATCAATAATTAATGTAGTCAGCCGTTCACCCATATTCCAATAACTAGACATATAGAACTGAATATAAGAGGTAGAAGGTCAACATGTCAGTGTGACAAAGcacaagattaactaaaactttgctataaattctctttttaaatgagaaaataagagaTCCCAAttttaatctcttttttttaatttaaggaaGTTGGTAcccaattttttctttcaataaggGCAATAGAATGATCCTAATTTTTggatctttttttttgttatttgataaatcaTTGTAGATCATCTAGAAGCCACCATAATAGTCATCAATCTGATTGTTCATATTTCATAGGCcagccaaaagaaaaaaaaagaaaaatgcaatccACCCACCTACCATGCTTTGTAGACTAAAATACAGTatagaaaaaatgatatttgtatAAATACATTGCTTCATCTAATTACAAATGAATTGTCCCACTAATGTGCACCTCATGTTTGATGTTGACATCCCTTTTTGCCAATTTTTAACGCTTtatcttttcttaattttttcactCCCTGTGTAattttttcactaattttattcatataattttttacaactttttttattttattatttattttctaaaatttgaagtattGAAATTAGTTATTCAATATTGATAGGAGACTAAATCATTATGAATTGATTGAAACTgatataattctaattattcaacccctttattttattacttttctaCCAAACGTTCTcaagtataatttttaataatttataacacCATAATGCTTATTACACCGGCAAAATCCTCATGACTTATAATTATTTGTGTCCCTTTCTCCATATTTCTAAGTCCCTTTatctaatttgattaatttaactATAAATGTAGTAACCTAGATGTGCAAAAGGAGTCATACCTTTTCAATCAAGAAAAGTGGTTGTTCATCAAGTTCCTCTTCAAGACATTTTTCTTGAAATAGTAGCTCCACTTTATCGCAATCCACTACATCCAAATTTTCCAAGAGTGGACAACTCAAAGTATACTTCTCCCGATAGAACCTTTTGAGCTGGCCTAAGCCCCAAAGCTGGAGAGAGGTTAGACTAGGAAATTCAAACATAGGCACTGGTTCAACTCCATTTTCATTTGCAACAATTTCCTCCACTCCACAAAAGCTTATGCTTAGGTCCTTAAGTTGCGTAAGACCCTTCACAACTGAAGCTGGAAAAAGATATTTCAAGGAAGTCAAACCACTtattctcaatgaatttagattttgaaagcAATCTACAGAATCTTGGCTGTCCCACATTGTTCTGACATTATCCAAACTTAACTTCAAATGTAAGGACTCCAACCTGGGGAGTGCAACCTGTCCAATTTATGACAtagaattaataattaatgtagTCAGTCGTTCACCCATATTCCAATAACTAGACATATAGAATTGAATATAAGAGGTAGAAAGTCAACATGTCAGTGTGACAAAGCACAAGATTAACTAGAACTTTGCTataaattctctttttaaatgagaaaataagagaTCCCAAttttaatctcttttttttaatttaagggAGTTGGTAcccaattttttctttcaataaggGCAATAGAATGATCCtaatttttgtatctttttttttgttatttgataaatcaTTGTAGATCATCTAGAAGCCACCATAATAGTCATCAATCTGATTGTTCATATTTCATAGGCcagccaaaagaaaaaaaagaaaaatgcaatccACCCACCTACCATGCTTTGTATACTAAAACACAGTatagaaaaaatgatatttgtatAAATACTTTGCTTCATCtaattacaaattaattgtCCCACTAATGTGCACCTCATGTTTGATATTGACATCTCTTTTTGCCAATTTTTAACGCTTtatcttttcttaattttttcactccctttgtaattttttcactatttttatttatataattttttacaacttttattattttattatttactttttaaaatttgaagtattgaaattaattattcaatattgATAGGAGACTAAATCATTATGAATTGATTGGAACTgatataattctaattattcaacgcctttattttattacttttctgCCAAACGTTCTcaagtataatttttaataatttataacaccataaaacaagtaaataatGTGActctttcatattattttaatttttaacctCTAATTTTCAATTATGGTGACTCATAATCAGTGACCATCCATCTATATTTATTCTTGATTTTgcgataaattttttttttttttaattcatccaccaaaatgcaattttcatatttttgtaaaatttatccattataaaatctaaaatgaaatcaaaatcatttgTCCCGTGAATAACATtgtttagaaagaaaaaaataagggatAAATAATTGTACAGCGTGTGTTAATAGTtgttaaacaaaatatttattttcttgaattagcTTATCTTtacttcaataaatttttttggtgaaaaaataataaaaataaatgccaTATTTGAAAAACTATGGAGATTTGCAAaaggaattagaaaaaaaaaatgaaagaatatgcaaaaaaaaagtGAACTTGTAATAATGGAAAGAAGAGCAAGATAAAATTGAAGTAAACTTGTAGATTGAAACGAAAATGtaaaatgtgaggaaaatagTGTAACATGAGTAAATTATAAAGAGACACGAAAAATAATGGTACTAATGAAATAAGAGTAACTAtttgagaaatgaaaaaaaaaaaaaaagacgaaaATGAAAGGGTAAAGAAGatagttaaattttgaattttgtgtaatatattttgaaattttgttatatcAAGAATATTAGTGGATGAAACAATATAAATACTTTCAGTTAAcaaattgaaatagaaaatatacatatttgtggagaaaatatacatatatgtgggctaaataatataagtatgtttacaagcttaaaaaaaaatgaatataacaGAAAAATGGTATGCGGAAGAGAGGCAAAATACAGATGATGGAGGGATCTCACAATCCACTGTCTTAATAAGAGTTTACTCATGgacaaaattaatcaatttccTTAATTTGGGATACATGAGCAAAATAAGGTTAGCTACGTAATTTTacaatagaaaatgattttggGGGGGTGAAGGAAATCTTGTGATTGGCTATTTGGCTTTCTTACTAGTACATACCACCATTAGGAAACTACCGATTTAATTAATGTATGtgattaatttgttttcaagACTGGcagaaattgaaaatgaaaatctaaCATACCTGATTGAAAAAAGAGCTGCATGGCTCCTGGCTGCCACTGGCTCCCGTGGAGTAGAAGTTAATGAGATTTGGCATACCTTCCAGTCGCAAGGTTCCCAGTTGAGGAAACACTAGTACTGATTCCCTTGCTTGTGTTGTAGGAAGCCATATGATATATTTCAAGCTCCTACATAACCTtatgaacagaactctcaacTTGGTAAACCAACTAATCCGAATTGGGCCACGCCATACTGCTTGCAATTGCTCGAGATCTCTAAGCCGTAAGTCCTCCAAGCGAGGAAAGGCACTATGTGGTGGGTCGACCCATTCATCGTCCATTGTATTGATGATGTCTTGCATCGCACCACTCAGAGAGATAGACAGATACTTGAGTTTAGGAAAACCGTCGCAGTctaactcattaaaaaaatgttttgtatCATTCAAGTCCTTCAAACTTAGAACTTCAACTGTCTTTAACAGCCTGGAGAAGCACCTCACCAGATGTTGGGCATCGACCACATTGAGTATCAACCTGCGTGAGGTCCTGCGTGAGGTCCTCCTTCTACCATCATAGACAATGGAAGGAGATTTAGGGCCTATAGATATATCATATCTAGTGAGGTTCTTAAGGGATACATCATCCAGAAGCAAACTTGAAAATGGCATTCTTAATTCCAAAGCCCTCAAACAAGACAAGTGTTTCAACTCACAACGGAAAAAATCATTATCGACTCTCCTCGATCTAATACAGAGATGCTGTAACTGAGATAGACTTGATATCACATTTTCTGGATCAAGAATTTCTGTGCCGCGGAAAGTCAACATCCTTAGATCAGTCAATTGACTCATTTCTTTGGGAAGCACTATATAGTTACAACCTACAAAACTAAGAATTTGTAGTTTCTTCAGTTCTCCAAGTATTTCTATGCCTCCCGAAATCCAACATCTATGTAGACACAATGTTCGGAGATTTGAGAGAAGGTGAAGTGATGAAGACTTTAGTGGATCCCAAATTCCCAACAACCTCAAAACTCTGAGTTCTTTCATCTCTTTGAAAGAAGCATCTGGGATTTTCAAAAGTTCTTTCATCTCTTTGAAAAAAGCATCTGGGATTTTCAAAAGATGCTGGTCACTATTCACCAAGAAGAATTGAAGTTTGGGACATACCAATCCTCCTGGAAGCACACGGATATCTCTGCAGTTCAAAGAGATACGAGTACAATTTCCCAACTCATGAACCCTCTGTTGCCATCCCTGTAATCCAACAGCTTCTTTCACCACAAATCCATGATCTTTCGATCCAATTGCTTTGCAAACATCACGAACCACATCATGCATTCTGACAAACCCGTTATCTTCCTCCGCAAAAAACAAACTCCTATCATCTTCAAATGAGTAGTGCCCATCTTCAAATGGGTCAAGCAACAGGCTTGAGTCTTTGAGGATTTTCACTAGGGCAACTACTCTATCTCTTGCTTGCTCCAATGAATCAATGTTATCAAACAAATCCAAACCCATGCCATATTTCAACAAGTCATCCAATGAAACATTGCCATTGCCTAGCAAACCACACAATAAGAACAATGACTTGACTTCATCACTTTCCAAATGGTTGTAGCTCAGCTCTAGACATGAGTAtacctttttctccactcctTGGATGTTTTTTGGTGCAGATGTACTCAATTCATTCAAGGCATTCTTCCATACAGCCACGTTCTTACCTTTTAGTGCCTTTGCAATTGTTACAATTGCAATTGGTAGACCCTCGCATTCTTCAACTACATCGGTGGCTATAGGTCCCAGCTCCAGATTCTTCTCCAGGGAACCACCTGATGTCTTGTTAAATAAACTCCAAGCTTCTTCCGGAGGTAATTGTTGAATTAGGAAACATGTTTCTTCGTCCATGTATTGTCTTATTAGCTGTAGATCTCTAGACGTCAACACTACTTTGCATTCTGTCGGATCATCTTTACAAGGAATTCCAACTTCCTCCAGATCAATCTCCTTCCAAATATCATCTAATATAATTAGTATCTTCTCCTTCTTCAGTCTGTGATTCAGTTCAACTGCTCTTGTGGACTCATCCTCCCTCATAAATTTCAAGCCTAACATCTCtgcaattttttgttgaattttagCAATTCCTTGTTGAGGTTTTTCCAGGTCTCGAGTCCAGGATACATCTATGTAGACTTCTGTTGTGAACAGATTCCTTTGCTTAGCTTGTTCGGCTACTTGTTTAACCAGTGTGGTTTTGCCCACACCGCCCATCCCCCTTACTCCAACCATCTTGATCTCATCATCTCCGATTGcatccattatttttttcaaaatcgaTGCTCTCGAATCAAAAggttcataatttttaaaggttAAGTTCCGGATAGGGACAAGATCTGATACTCCGTGAGGGAAATTGCCTTCGATTTTGATTTGAACAATTTCCTGCGCCTTCTCTTCTGCTTTCCTGCCTAGCAGGTACCTAGACTTGAAATTAGGACACCACCCATTGAAACAGCTCCTGTTTTCATCGTTCATCAATTCCTCTGCCTCCCCTGTAATTCCAGCTACCCGATTCAGCCAATCTTGAACAATAGGTCTGATTTCATACCCCGCTCGGTTCGTTTCGGCATCAACAGTTCTCTGAATGTCATCCCTCACATGCCCCAACTCCTGAACCTTGTTGTTGAGATCATCCGTATAGCTCCGATAGCAAAACAGATATCTTAGCTGGCGTTCAATTGGAGACACCAAGTACTCTCCAACTTTTGCAGCAATGCTAATAACAATGTCTGTCATTTCAGCTACGGCAGACTGCTTTTGCCTCTCCCTTTTAGCTTGCTTGGGAAAACTGATGGTGACTGACTG
Above is a genomic segment from Vitis riparia cultivar Riparia Gloire de Montpellier isolate 1030 chromosome 14, EGFV_Vit.rip_1.0, whole genome shotgun sequence containing:
- the LOC117930889 gene encoding probable disease resistance protein At4g27220 isoform X2; the protein is MMARKQKKSIREQLILVFFFSSGTVKACPTARNEVPQSVTISFPKQAKRERQKQSAVAEMTDIVISIAAKVGEYLVSPIERQLRYLFCYRSYTDDLNNKVQELGHVRDDIQRTVDAETNRAGYEIRPIVQDWLNRVAGITGEAEELMNDENRSCFNGWCPNFKSRYLLGRKAEEKAQEIVQIKIEGNFPHGVSDLVPIRNLTFKNYEPFDSRASILKKIMDAIGDDEIKMVGVRGMGGVGKTTLVKQVAEQAKQRNLFTTEVYIDVSWTRDLEKPQQGIAKIQQKIAEMLGLKFMREDESTRAVELNHRLKKEKILIILDDIWKEIDLEEVGIPCKDDPTECKVVLTSRDLQLIRQYMDEETCFLIQQLPPEEAWSLFNKTSGGSLEKNLELGPIATDVVEECEGLPIAIVTIAKALKGKNVAVWKNALNELSTSAPKNIQGVEKKVYSCLELSYNHLESDEVKSLFLLCGLLGNGNVSLDDLLKYGMGLDLFDNIDSLEQARDRVVALVKILKDSSLLLDPFEDGHYSFEDDRSLFFAEEDNGFVRMHDVVRDVCKAIGSKDHGFVVKEAVGLQGWQQRVHELGNCTRISLNCRDIRVLPGGLVCPKLQFFLVNSDQHLLKIPDAFFKEMKELLKIPDASFKEMKELRVLRLLGIWDPLKSSSLHLLSNLRTLCLHRCWISGGIEILGELKKLQILSFVGCNYIVLPKEMSQLTDLRMLTFRGTEILDPENVISSLSQLQHLCIRSRRVDNDFFRCELKHLSCLRALELRMPFSSLLLDDVSLKNLTRYDISIGPKSPSIVYDGRRRTSRRTSRRLILNVVDAQHLVRCFSRLLKTVEVLSLKDLNDTKHFFNELDCDGFPKLKYLSISLSGAMQDIINTMDDEWVDPPHSAFPRLEDLRLRDLEQLQAVWRGPIRISWFTKLRVLFIRLCRSLKYIIWLPTTQARESVLVFPQLGTLRLEGMPNLINFYSTGASGSQEPCSSFFNQVALPRLESLHLKLSLDNVRTMWDSQDSVDCFQNLNSLRISGLTSLKYLFPASVVKGLTQLKDLSISFCGVEEIVANENGVEPVPMFEFPSLTSLQLWGLGQLKRFYREKYTLSCPLLENLDVVDCDKVELLFQEKCLEEELDEQPLFLIEKVALPRLESLHLKLSLDNVRTMWDSQDPVGCFQNLNSLRISGLTSLKYLFPASVVKGLKQLKDLSISFCGVEEIVANENGVEAVPMFEFPSLTSLELFGLGQLKRFYREKYTLSCPLLKKLYVGRCDKVELLFQEKCLEGELDEQPLFLIEKSTFPNVEELMLSFTGPMEIWRGQFSRESFGKLRVLMITMCEGIPVAIPCSKLPVLQNLEKLFVLNCNSVEEVIQEEGLAGETIPRLTEIFLRSLPSLMHLSGLQPILQNLHSLEVYGCDNLMNLVSPSMAKRLVQLKELSITDCSMVKEIVGADVTEATDDISFTNLEKLQLGNLVVLESFSSASNTFKFPSLEKVEIEQLPRLTHLYRIIPGLGQNLQKLRILEVSGCGNLEILLTPAMAKALEQLENLTVTDCETLKKIVENGGEATDDEIVNTKLQKLELYNLPILKSFCSASCTFKFPSLTQIWITDCPQMEYFCMGHSMTPRLEEFYMNGVSLDLENDLNTIIRNYFTEWVEDCQEEVPDEEDAEEGDSEEQHPKVVSSVEEDTEGENSEGGGSGSP